A genomic region of Alligator mississippiensis isolate rAllMis1 chromosome 4, rAllMis1, whole genome shotgun sequence contains the following coding sequences:
- the B3GALT1 gene encoding beta-1,3-galactosyltransferase 1, whose product MASKVSCLYVLTVVCWASALWYLSITRPTSSYSGHRQFNTISIARKNVSFGNIRTRPINPHSFDFLINEPTKCEKSIPFLVILISTTHKEFDARQAIRETWGDENNFKGIKIATLFLLGKNSDPVLNQMVEQESQIFHDIIVEDFIDSYHNLTLKTLMGMRWVATFCSKAKYVMKTDSDIFVNMDNLIYKLLKPNTKPRRRYFTGYVINGGPIRDVRSKWYMPRDLYPDSNYPPFCSGTGYIFSADVAEMIYKTSLHTRLLHLEDVYVGLCLRKLGIHPFQNSGFNHWKMAYSLCRYRRVITVHQITPEEMHRIWNDMSSKKHLRC is encoded by the coding sequence ATGGCTTCAAAGGTCTCATGTTTATATGTGCTAACAGTAGTTTGTTGGGCAAGTGCTCTTTGGTACTTAAGTATAACACGTCCTACTTCTTCCTACAGTGGCCATAGACAGTTCAATACCATATCAATAGCCAGGAAAAATGTCTCTTTTGGCAACATAAGAACTCGACCTATAAATCCACATTCATTTGATTTTCTTATAAATGAGCCTACTAAATGTGAGAAAAGCATCCCTTTTCTAGTCATTCTTATCAGCACAACTCACAAAGAATTTGATGCAAGACAAGCTATTCGAGAGACATGGGGAGATGAAAACAACTTTAAAGGCATTAAAATTGCCACTCTCTTCCTCCTAGGGAAAAATTCAGATCCTGTGTTAAACCAGATGGTAGAGCAAGAAAGTCAAATTTTTCATGATATTATCGTGGAGGACTTCATTGATTCTTATCATAACCTCACCCTTAAAACATTAATGGGTATGAGGTGGGTGGCCACGTTTTGTTCTAAAGCAAAATATGTCATGAAGACAGACAGTGATATTTTTGTAAATATGGATAACCTTATTTATAAACTGCTCAAACCCAACACCAAGCCAAGAAGACGGTACTTTACTGGTTATGTTATCAATGGAGGACCAATTAGGGATGTCCGCAGTAAATGGTACATGCCTAGAGATTTGTACCCTGATAGCAATTACCCACCATTCTGTTCAGGCACTGGCTACATTTTTTCAGCGGATGTAGCAGAAATGATTTACAAAACTTCTCTGCACACTAGACTTCTTCACCTTGAAGACGTGTATGTTGGACTCTGTCTTCGAAAGCTTGGCATTCACCCTTTCCAAAACAGTGGCTTCAATCATTGGAAAATGGCCTACAGCTTGTGTAGATATCGCAGAGTGATCACTGTGCATCAGATAACTCCAGAAGAAATGCACAGAATTTGGAATGACATGTCAAGCAAGAAGCATCTTAGGTGTTAA